The proteins below come from a single Mercenaria mercenaria strain notata chromosome 3, MADL_Memer_1, whole genome shotgun sequence genomic window:
- the LOC123523359 gene encoding perlucin-like protein yields the protein MNMRRILGLLFALSSFCAGEELKCSGYRCDELLAKIDKLECRLEYTRELLEDKEDKEKTRAYPVSTPACVQCPDTWMQYQGSCYLFVDAKRNFSGADSHCLGLGAYLVHIESSLENEFLKNHLRTLKEYKSYWIGLTDAATEGIHRWIYDNSTTSFTDWHPRQPDNNGGNENCVHMYNYKWNDSPCNQSLNSICERKTNP from the exons ATGAATATGCGGAGAATTTTAGGACTTTTGTTTGCGCTTTCCTCTTTTTGTGCAGGAGAGGAACTAAAGTGTTCCGGCTACCGCTGTGACGAACTACTGGCAAAAATAGATAAACTGGAATGTAGACTGGAATATACTAGGGAGCTGTTGGAGGATAAAGAGGATAAAGAGAAGACGCGAG CTTATCCCGTTTCGACTCCAGCCTGTGTGCAATGCCCAGATACATGGATGCAATACCAGGGATCTTGCTACCTCTTTGTGGATGCGAAAAGAAATTTTAGCGGGGCCGAT TCACATTGCCTTGGACTCGGTGCTTATTTAGTACATATCGAAAGTAGTTTGGAAAACGAATTCCTAAAGAACCACCTGCGAACGTTAAAAG AGTATAAAAGCTACTGGATAGGGCTAACAGACGCTGCCACAGAAGGAATACATAGATGGATTTACGACAATTCTACCACATCATTCACAGACTGGCATCCAAGACAGCCTGACAATAACGGAGGAAACGAAAATTGTGTGCATATGTACAATTATAAATGGAATGATTCTCCTTGCAACCAATCCCTTAACTCGATCTGCGAAAGGAAAACAAACCCATAA